A section of the Sphaerobacter thermophilus DSM 20745 genome encodes:
- a CDS encoding IS982 family transposase yields the protein MDVDTFLITVYVLVDTFCQTHLPPEPHRPGPAPALSRSEVLTLAIFGQWMRFSSEQDFYRYAERHLRPYFPTLPHRSQYNRLLRRHQVALAQFALYLADQLGRGPVAVDVLDVAPAPVRNAKRRGRGWLAGEANIGFSLRLGWFAGFRVLTAVSLEGAITGWGVAPASTNERSLAETLIACRAHPDPRLPSVGTPVATYLADSGFAGEDYEAHLAATYGVTLVATPQRGSRRRWPKAVRRWAARHRQIVETVIGRLLHTFGLERERPHTLAGFQARLAARVALHNLCCWLNRQRGRPLLAVANLITW from the coding sequence ATGGATGTGGACACCTTCCTGATTACAGTCTATGTCCTGGTCGACACCTTCTGCCAGACCCACCTGCCCCCGGAGCCCCACCGCCCCGGCCCCGCGCCGGCCCTGAGCCGCAGCGAGGTCTTGACCCTGGCCATCTTCGGGCAGTGGATGAGGTTCTCCAGTGAGCAGGACTTCTACCGCTACGCCGAGCGCCACCTGCGCCCCTACTTCCCGACCCTGCCCCACCGCAGCCAATACAACCGGCTGCTGCGGCGGCATCAGGTCGCCCTGGCCCAGTTCGCCCTCTACCTGGCAGACCAACTTGGCCGGGGGCCAGTGGCGGTGGATGTGCTCGATGTGGCGCCGGCTCCGGTGCGCAACGCCAAGCGCCGCGGGCGGGGCTGGCTGGCCGGCGAGGCCAACATCGGCTTCAGCTTGCGCCTGGGCTGGTTTGCCGGCTTCCGCGTGCTGACCGCCGTCAGCCTGGAGGGGGCGATCACCGGCTGGGGCGTGGCCCCGGCCAGCACCAATGAGCGGTCCCTCGCCGAGACCCTGATTGCCTGTCGGGCCCACCCCGATCCCCGCCTGCCCAGTGTCGGCACGCCGGTGGCGACCTATCTGGCGGATAGTGGCTTTGCCGGCGAGGACTACGAGGCGCACCTGGCGGCCACCTACGGGGTGACGCTGGTGGCCACCCCGCAGCGAGGCAGTCGGCGGCGCTGGCCCAAGGCGGTCCGCCGCTGGGCGGCCCGGCATCGCCAGATCGTGGAGACGGTCATCGGGCGGCTGCTGCACACCTTCGGGCTGGAGCGCGAGCGGCCGCACACGCTGGCGGGCTTCCAGGCGCGGCTGGCGGCCCGGGTGGCGCTGCACAATCTCTGCTGCTGGCTAAATCGGCAGCGGGGACGGCCGCTGCTGGCGGTGGCGAACCTGATCACCTGGTAG
- a CDS encoding helix-turn-helix domain-containing protein: MSTITTLREHHRLSREDLARRLGTLPEVIEQWESGVSSPNEGQVLSLARLFGVSPSAITDAEDLLLTPNPPPVPPAAGGVEHQPG, from the coding sequence ATGAGCACGATCACGACACTCCGAGAGCACCACAGGCTGAGCCGCGAGGATCTGGCACGGCGCCTCGGCACGCTCCCCGAAGTCATCGAACAGTGGGAATCGGGCGTCAGTTCACCCAACGAGGGGCAGGTGCTCAGCCTTGCCCGCCTCTTCGGCGTCTCCCCCAGCGCCATCACCGACGCCGAAGATCTCCTCCTCACCCCGAATCCGCCCCCGGTGCCCCCCGCCGCAGGCGGCGTTGAGCACCAGCCGGGGTAG
- a CDS encoding phenylacetate--CoA ligase has product MFQPEIETLPRDRLRALQDERLRAIVAYVYDRVPFYRESFDEAGIRPANIRSVDDLTRLPFTRKEHLRDHYPFGLLAVPRERLARVHASSGTTGKPTVVSYTKHDLDVFAEVNARSLAAAGGEPGMVLHNAYGYGLFTGGLGLHFGGERLGMVVVPVSGGVTERQVTLIRDFQPDMIASTPSYAQTLAGEFEKRGIDPEEISLRFAILGAEPWTDTIREHVERGLGLTAVNIYGLSEVIGPGVSQECTEERAGSHIWEDHFLAEVVDPETGEPLPDGTVGELVFTTLTKEAMPVIRYRTGDLTYLTHEPCSCGRTHVRMGPIRGRTDDMLVIRGLNLYPTQIEEILQGIPDVVPHYQLVVTRDGALDEVEVKVEVTEALFREVGQDVLSSEVLEADQRLRTLRESIQRKIRNTIGLRLNVTLMAPGTVPRSEGGKLRRVLDLRQL; this is encoded by the coding sequence ATGTTCCAACCCGAGATCGAGACCCTCCCCAGGGACCGCCTGCGCGCATTGCAGGACGAGCGGCTGCGCGCTATCGTGGCCTACGTCTACGACCGCGTACCCTTCTACCGCGAGTCGTTCGACGAGGCGGGGATTCGGCCGGCCAACATCCGCTCGGTCGACGACCTGACGCGCCTGCCCTTCACCCGGAAGGAGCACCTGCGCGATCACTACCCCTTCGGCCTGCTCGCCGTGCCGCGCGAGCGTCTGGCACGCGTCCACGCCTCGAGCGGCACCACCGGGAAGCCCACGGTCGTCTCCTACACCAAGCACGACCTGGACGTCTTCGCCGAGGTGAACGCCCGCTCGCTGGCCGCTGCCGGGGGAGAGCCGGGGATGGTGCTGCACAACGCCTATGGCTACGGCCTCTTCACCGGAGGGCTCGGCCTGCACTTCGGTGGTGAACGGCTCGGCATGGTCGTCGTTCCTGTCTCGGGCGGCGTGACCGAGCGGCAGGTCACGCTCATCCGCGACTTCCAGCCGGACATGATTGCGTCCACTCCGTCCTACGCCCAGACGTTGGCCGGGGAGTTCGAGAAGCGCGGCATTGACCCGGAGGAGATCAGCCTGCGCTTCGCCATCCTCGGGGCGGAGCCGTGGACCGACACGATCCGGGAGCATGTCGAGCGAGGACTGGGGTTGACCGCGGTGAACATCTACGGCCTGTCGGAGGTAATCGGGCCGGGCGTCAGCCAGGAATGCACCGAGGAGCGCGCCGGAAGCCACATCTGGGAGGACCACTTCCTGGCCGAGGTGGTCGACCCGGAGACAGGCGAGCCGCTGCCGGACGGCACGGTGGGTGAGCTGGTCTTTACCACCCTGACCAAAGAGGCGATGCCGGTCATCCGCTACCGCACCGGAGACCTGACCTACCTGACTCACGAGCCGTGCTCGTGCGGGCGCACCCACGTGCGCATGGGCCCGATCCGCGGCCGAACTGACGACATGCTGGTTATCCGCGGGCTCAACCTCTACCCGACGCAGATCGAGGAGATCCTGCAGGGGATACCCGATGTCGTGCCGCATTACCAGCTAGTCGTCACCCGTGACGGTGCGCTGGACGAGGTCGAAGTGAAGGTGGAGGTCACCGAGGCGCTGTTCCGGGAGGTCGGGCAGGATGTCCTCTCCTCGGAGGTGCTAGAGGCGGACCAGCGGTTGCGTACGCTGCGGGAGTCGATCCAGCGGAAGATCCGTAACACGATTGGCCTGCGGCTCAACGTGACGCTGATGGCGCCGGGCACAGTGCCGCGGAGCGAGGGCGGCAAGCTGCGGCGGGTGCTCGACCTGCGCCAACTGTAG
- a CDS encoding thioesterase family protein, with product MRTIPIGHAATFTFVVTPEMTVDFEELGRVHPVYATYWMAKHMELVGRKILIPFLEPGEEGIGAAVSVRHLAPALPGERLTVEGVHDRTEGNRLYVRCRVVNQWGEVIGEGETTQVVLPAAEIEARFARQRGRLDATREEMRA from the coding sequence GTGCGGACCATTCCGATCGGGCATGCGGCGACCTTCACCTTCGTGGTGACGCCGGAGATGACGGTTGACTTCGAGGAGCTAGGCCGGGTCCACCCCGTCTATGCCACCTACTGGATGGCCAAGCACATGGAGCTGGTGGGGCGGAAGATCCTGATCCCCTTCCTGGAGCCGGGCGAGGAGGGGATCGGGGCGGCGGTGAGCGTGCGCCACCTGGCTCCGGCGCTGCCGGGCGAGCGGCTGACCGTTGAAGGGGTCCACGATCGGACCGAGGGCAACCGGCTCTACGTCCGCTGCCGCGTCGTCAACCAGTGGGGTGAGGTGATCGGCGAGGGTGAGACGACGCAGGTCGTTCTGCCGGCGGCCGAGATCGAAGCGCGCTTCGCCCGGCAGCGGGGGCGGCTGGACGCGACACGAGAGGAGATGCGAGCATGA
- a CDS encoding EthD family reductase: MIRVVALYKQPEDVDGFMRHYEEVHTPLVRKVPGLAGLEVTRITADAFGGEAPYFLMAVMTYPNRETFDAAMRSEENRAVAKDLMSFARGLVTVMVGEDVE; this comes from the coding sequence ATGATCCGGGTCGTGGCGCTCTACAAGCAGCCGGAGGACGTCGACGGCTTCATGCGGCACTACGAGGAAGTCCATACGCCGCTGGTGCGCAAGGTCCCGGGTCTGGCCGGGCTCGAAGTCACCCGGATCACGGCCGACGCCTTCGGCGGGGAGGCGCCCTACTTCCTCATGGCGGTGATGACGTACCCGAACCGGGAGACGTTCGACGCCGCCATGCGCTCCGAGGAGAACCGCGCGGTGGCCAAGGACCTGATGAGCTTCGCGCGCGGGCTGGTGACGGTGATGGTCGGCGAGGACGTGGAGTGA
- a CDS encoding enoyl-CoA hydratase-related protein, with the protein MGVTYETLIVEKLDGRVGLIRLNRPERLNALNQALMRELVQAVAAFDQDDEVGVIVLTGNEAAFAAGADVTEMDGAGVADMLSGYCFDEWEQLRRTRKPMIAAVSGWALGGGCELAMLCDMIVASETARFGQPEINLGIMPGAGGTQRLTRQVGKYLAMEMVLAGRQLTAAEAERFGLVNRVVPVEVYLDAAIELARTVAAKAPLAVQLAKEAILRGQDVPLEAGLAHERHNFYLLFGTADKQEGIRAFLEKRRAEWQGR; encoded by the coding sequence ATGGGCGTGACCTACGAGACCCTGATCGTCGAGAAGCTGGATGGCCGGGTGGGCCTGATCCGGCTCAACCGCCCGGAGCGGCTCAACGCGCTCAACCAGGCGCTGATGCGCGAGCTGGTGCAGGCGGTTGCGGCGTTCGACCAGGACGACGAGGTCGGCGTCATCGTGCTCACCGGTAATGAGGCGGCCTTTGCCGCCGGGGCCGACGTGACCGAGATGGACGGCGCGGGCGTGGCCGACATGCTGAGCGGCTACTGCTTCGACGAGTGGGAACAGCTCCGCCGGACCCGCAAGCCGATGATCGCGGCTGTATCCGGCTGGGCGCTAGGTGGTGGCTGCGAGCTGGCGATGCTGTGCGACATGATCGTCGCCTCGGAGACGGCCCGGTTCGGCCAGCCGGAGATCAACCTCGGGATCATGCCGGGCGCGGGCGGAACCCAGCGGTTGACGCGCCAGGTCGGCAAGTACCTGGCGATGGAGATGGTGCTGGCCGGGCGGCAGCTCACCGCTGCCGAGGCGGAACGCTTCGGGCTGGTCAACCGGGTGGTGCCGGTCGAGGTCTACCTGGACGCCGCGATCGAGCTGGCCCGCACAGTGGCGGCAAAGGCGCCGCTGGCGGTACAGCTCGCCAAGGAGGCGATCCTCCGTGGGCAGGACGTGCCGCTGGAGGCGGGGCTGGCCCACGAGCGCCACAACTTCTACCTGCTCTTCGGCACCGCGGACAAGCAGGAGGGGATTCGGGCCTTCTTGGAGAAGCGTCGCGCCGAATGGCAGGGACGATAG
- a CDS encoding enoyl-CoA hydratase-related protein, which translates to MGVLEREQAGGVLTLTLNRPEALNAFTREMLRELGAALRDAAKDPAVRVVVITGAGRGFSPGQDLNELEDGETSFRAVLDNYNPVIQRIAELEKPVIAAVNGAAAGAGFALALACDLRIASEAAVFVTSFSRIGLTADSGMSYFLPRLVGWGKAFELLALSPRLTAQEALDLGLVNRVVPAERFAEEVQALASQLADGPTKAYGLIKRALRKAATATLDEVLEYEAYLQEIAGNTRDYREGVSAFKEKRPPVFTGE; encoded by the coding sequence ATGGGCGTACTGGAGCGCGAGCAGGCGGGTGGGGTCTTGACTCTGACCCTGAACCGGCCAGAGGCGCTGAACGCCTTCACACGCGAGATGCTGCGGGAGCTGGGCGCCGCCCTGCGTGACGCCGCCAAGGACCCGGCGGTGCGGGTCGTGGTCATCACCGGTGCCGGGCGCGGCTTCTCTCCAGGCCAGGATCTCAACGAGCTGGAGGACGGGGAGACGTCGTTCCGCGCCGTGCTCGACAACTACAACCCCGTCATCCAGCGGATCGCCGAGCTGGAGAAGCCAGTGATCGCCGCGGTCAACGGCGCCGCGGCGGGGGCGGGTTTCGCCCTGGCGCTGGCCTGCGACCTCCGCATCGCCTCCGAGGCCGCCGTCTTCGTCACGTCGTTCAGCCGGATCGGCCTGACAGCCGACTCGGGCATGAGCTACTTCTTGCCCCGTCTCGTCGGCTGGGGTAAGGCGTTCGAACTGCTTGCCCTCTCGCCCAGGCTGACCGCGCAGGAGGCGCTAGACCTGGGGCTGGTCAACCGGGTCGTGCCGGCCGAGCGGTTCGCTGAGGAGGTGCAGGCGCTCGCATCCCAGCTCGCCGACGGTCCGACAAAGGCGTACGGCCTCATCAAGCGGGCGCTGCGCAAGGCGGCGACGGCCACCCTCGACGAGGTGCTGGAGTACGAGGCCTACCTGCAAGAGATCGCCGGGAACACCCGCGACTACCGTGAGGGGGTCTCGGCGTTCAAGGAGAAGCGCCCACCGGTTTTCACCGGGGAGTAG
- a CDS encoding ATP-binding protein, with protein MREEGDIALASLREAVDVYRGDLLAGHDDEWLLGECERLRLLYLDALEGLARLLEARGELAEGVAYAERLLRIEPLREETYRLLMRLHDARGDRARALRVYHLCEATLERELGVGPSKPTREAYEALLQAREALAAPPAGRVTGPPLVGRARERARLADLWRTTERGRAHLVLVTGEPGVGKTRLIEDLCARCAHRGAMIADARCYAAEGSLAYGALVSWLRAPPVRALFGRQEQAHLTELARLLPELLNEVPGLPPPEPLAERDQRHRLAEAATRALLAVGRPTLLVIDDLQWCDEETLQVLHYLLRVQPEAQLMVAATARREEIDEQHPVSGILAALHARERVVEIPLGRLSRSEAAMLAATLTARPLVEADADRLYAETEGNPLFVVETLRAGWGRGPVPEGTLSPKVQAVIESRLTQLSEAARELTGVAATIGREFTAEVLADASQFAEGTFVRALDELWRRRIVREQGAVAYDFSHDKIREVVYQRLSPARRRYYHVRVAEALVRCRADDPEALSGRIAFHFDRGGRADEAVEWYQRAAGAAMRLHVNTEVVRLLDRALDLLSALPRTAERDARELALLTALATPLGTVEGYSSEWLSVVQQRALALAESLATPPDGPLLRSIGIASLARGDFAAAQRAGAQLRAQADAVDDDGIRAEAAYVLGIAAFWQGAFVAARSHFEAAVACYRPEHRAIHLLRYRLDPQVVCLSRLGNTLWFLGYPDAAVRACDAALALAEKVGHPSSRGTALVFAALLAVDLRDEARLRHSASALVAGRREDEMRPNHVVTPALEGYVEVLDGHARSGIPRIQHALA; from the coding sequence GTGCGCGAGGAGGGCGACATCGCCCTCGCGTCGCTGCGGGAGGCCGTGGATGTGTACCGCGGTGACCTGCTCGCGGGGCACGACGACGAGTGGCTGTTGGGAGAGTGCGAGCGGCTCCGCCTGCTGTATCTCGATGCCCTGGAAGGGCTCGCCAGGCTGCTAGAGGCCCGCGGTGAACTTGCCGAGGGGGTCGCCTACGCGGAGCGTCTGCTGCGGATCGAGCCGCTACGGGAGGAGACCTATCGGCTCCTGATGCGGCTGCACGACGCGCGTGGTGATCGCGCGCGGGCGCTACGGGTGTATCACCTCTGCGAGGCGACGCTCGAGCGCGAGCTGGGCGTCGGACCGTCGAAGCCGACGCGCGAGGCGTATGAGGCGCTGTTGCAGGCGCGCGAGGCGCTCGCAGCGCCACCTGCCGGACGGGTCACCGGCCCGCCGCTGGTCGGCCGGGCACGGGAGCGGGCGCGCCTCGCGGATCTGTGGCGGACAACGGAGCGGGGTCGGGCCCACCTCGTGCTCGTCACGGGCGAGCCGGGCGTGGGGAAGACGCGTCTCATCGAGGATCTGTGTGCTCGGTGTGCGCATCGGGGCGCGATGATCGCGGACGCGCGCTGCTACGCGGCGGAGGGCTCGCTGGCGTACGGGGCGCTGGTCAGTTGGCTACGGGCACCGCCGGTGCGCGCGCTCTTCGGGCGACAGGAACAGGCCCACCTCACGGAGCTGGCTCGTCTCCTTCCCGAGTTGTTGAACGAGGTGCCCGGCCTGCCGCCCCCGGAGCCCCTGGCTGAGCGGGATCAGCGCCACCGTTTGGCCGAGGCGGCCACTCGCGCACTCCTCGCGGTGGGCCGTCCGACCCTCCTGGTCATCGACGATCTCCAGTGGTGCGATGAAGAGACGCTTCAGGTCCTGCACTACCTGCTGCGTGTCCAGCCGGAGGCGCAGCTCATGGTAGCGGCCACGGCGCGGCGGGAGGAGATCGACGAGCAGCATCCCGTGAGCGGCATCCTCGCCGCACTGCACGCCCGGGAGCGCGTCGTGGAGATCCCGCTCGGGCGGCTCAGCCGGTCCGAGGCCGCGATGTTGGCCGCCACGCTCACGGCGCGCCCGCTCGTGGAGGCGGACGCGGACCGGCTCTACGCCGAGACGGAGGGCAATCCGCTCTTCGTGGTCGAGACTTTGCGCGCCGGGTGGGGGCGTGGACCGGTTCCCGAGGGGACGCTCAGTCCGAAGGTCCAGGCCGTCATCGAGTCGCGCCTGACACAGTTGTCCGAAGCGGCGCGGGAGTTGACGGGGGTCGCGGCGACGATCGGTCGCGAGTTCACTGCCGAGGTGCTGGCGGACGCGAGCCAGTTCGCCGAGGGCACGTTCGTCCGGGCCCTGGACGAACTCTGGCGGCGGCGCATCGTCCGCGAGCAGGGGGCGGTGGCTTACGACTTCAGCCACGACAAGATTCGTGAGGTCGTGTACCAGCGGCTGAGCCCCGCGCGGCGGCGTTATTACCACGTGCGGGTGGCCGAAGCACTGGTGAGATGCCGTGCTGACGACCCGGAGGCGCTGAGCGGCCGGATCGCTTTCCATTTCGATCGCGGCGGGCGCGCGGACGAGGCTGTGGAGTGGTACCAGCGCGCGGCGGGAGCGGCGATGCGGCTGCACGTGAATACCGAGGTGGTCCGCCTGCTCGACCGCGCGCTCGACCTGCTCAGCGCGCTGCCGCGCACAGCGGAGCGTGACGCGCGCGAACTGGCGCTCCTCACCGCGCTTGCGACGCCGCTCGGGACCGTCGAGGGCTACTCGTCTGAGTGGCTGTCTGTCGTGCAGCAGCGTGCGCTGGCACTGGCGGAGTCCCTCGCCACCCCGCCCGATGGCCCGCTGCTGCGCTCGATAGGGATCGCCAGCCTCGCCCGGGGCGATTTCGCGGCGGCCCAGCGGGCCGGGGCGCAACTTCGGGCGCAGGCCGACGCGGTGGACGACGACGGGATCCGTGCCGAGGCGGCGTACGTGCTGGGAATTGCCGCGTTCTGGCAGGGCGCGTTCGTGGCGGCACGCTCTCACTTCGAAGCGGCCGTGGCCTGCTACCGGCCAGAGCACCGGGCGATCCATCTCCTCCGCTACAGGCTCGATCCTCAGGTCGTGTGCCTGAGTCGCCTGGGCAACACGCTGTGGTTCCTCGGCTACCCGGACGCCGCGGTTCGCGCCTGCGACGCCGCCCTCGCCCTGGCGGAGAAGGTCGGGCACCCGTCGAGCCGTGGGACGGCGCTCGTATTCGCCGCGCTGCTGGCGGTGGATCTCCGCGATGAGGCGCGCCTCCGCCACTCGGCTTCCGCGCTGGTGGCCGGGCGCAGGGAGGACGAGATGCGTCCAAACCACGTCGTCACCCCCGCGCTGGAGGGGTACGTCGAGGTACTCGATGGGCACGCACGATCCGGCATTCCCCGCATCCAGCACGCGCTTGCGTAG
- a CDS encoding FAD-binding oxidoreductase, with amino-acid sequence MATNLATIDASDIAGLRARFRGALLQPGEEGYDESRRVWNGAIDRRPGLIARCAGADDVVAAVRFARERDLLVSVRGGGHAVAGHGVCDGGLMIDLSLMKAVRVDPASRTARAAGGVLWSELDRATQAFGLATTGGIISHTGIGGLTLGGGLGHLMRNFGLTVDNLLAVDLVTADGQRLRVDAETEPDLLWGLRGGGGNFGVATAPEYRLHPVGPIVLGGPIFWAMADALEVLRFVRDFIRESPDALGISLVLRRAPPTPFLAPEHYGQPVIGLVPVWAGDIAEGERVIAPLRRIGTPLADVVRPVPYLFVQSMFDGGAPHGMHYYWKAHRIPTFSDPVIDVLVERIARIPTPFSQIGGWAVGGAVSRIDPAATAVGERDPGFEINVVAAWQPSDPNGAQHTAWVREGWEALRPHSAGVYANFLSDEGAAGIANAYGQRLQRLTALKDRYDPTNFFRLNANIPPSRVPARGSA; translated from the coding sequence ATGGCGACGAACTTGGCGACGATCGACGCGTCGGATATCGCCGGGCTGCGCGCACGGTTCCGTGGCGCGCTGCTCCAGCCGGGAGAGGAGGGGTACGACGAGTCCCGCCGGGTCTGGAACGGCGCGATCGACCGGCGGCCGGGCCTCATCGCGCGCTGTGCCGGAGCCGATGACGTGGTGGCGGCGGTTCGGTTCGCGCGGGAGCGTGACCTGCTCGTCTCGGTGCGCGGTGGGGGGCATGCAGTCGCCGGTCACGGCGTCTGCGACGGCGGGCTTATGATCGACCTCTCGCTGATGAAGGCCGTCCGGGTCGATCCGGCGAGCCGCACGGCGCGGGCGGCGGGCGGTGTCCTGTGGTCCGAGTTGGACCGGGCAACGCAGGCGTTCGGCCTCGCCACTACGGGCGGCATCATCAGCCACACCGGCATCGGCGGCCTGACCCTCGGTGGCGGGCTGGGACACCTCATGCGGAACTTCGGGCTGACGGTCGACAACCTGCTGGCGGTCGACCTGGTGACCGCCGATGGCCAGCGGCTGCGCGTCGACGCCGAGACCGAGCCCGACCTGCTCTGGGGCCTGCGCGGCGGTGGCGGGAACTTCGGGGTGGCCACCGCGCCGGAGTACCGGCTGCACCCGGTCGGGCCGATCGTCCTGGGTGGACCGATCTTCTGGGCGATGGCGGACGCGCTCGAAGTCTTGCGCTTCGTGCGCGACTTCATCCGGGAGTCACCGGACGCCCTCGGGATCAGCCTGGTTCTGCGCCGGGCGCCACCGACACCGTTTCTCGCGCCGGAACACTATGGCCAGCCCGTGATCGGACTGGTTCCCGTCTGGGCAGGGGATATCGCGGAAGGCGAGCGGGTGATAGCGCCGCTCCGCCGGATCGGCACGCCGCTCGCCGACGTCGTCCGCCCGGTGCCGTACCTCTTCGTGCAGTCGATGTTCGACGGGGGCGCGCCGCACGGGATGCACTACTACTGGAAGGCACACCGGATCCCGACGTTCTCCGATCCGGTCATCGACGTGCTGGTCGAGCGCATCGCCAGGATCCCGACGCCGTTCTCGCAGATCGGCGGCTGGGCGGTCGGCGGTGCGGTGAGCCGGATTGACCCGGCGGCTACCGCGGTGGGAGAGCGCGACCCCGGTTTCGAGATCAATGTCGTCGCGGCATGGCAACCATCCGACCCGAATGGTGCCCAGCACACGGCGTGGGTACGCGAGGGTTGGGAGGCGCTACGACCGCACAGCGCCGGGGTGTATGCGAACTTCCTCTCGGACGAGGGTGCGGCGGGCATCGCGAACGCCTACGGCCAGCGGCTGCAACGGCTCACCGCGCTCAAGGACCGCTACGACCCAACGAACTTCTTCCGGCTGAACGCGAACATCCCGCCGAGCCGGGTACCGGCCAGAGGGAGTGCCTGA
- a CDS encoding SDR family oxidoreductase, translated as MSTILVTGATGNVGSQVVRELRSRDAPTRAFVRDPEKAGVVLGADVDLAVGDFADATSIRRALDGVETVFLTSGDGPQKVEHETAVIDAAAAAGVSRIVKLTTVGARAGSPLPPFDWHGRIEEHLARSGVPAVILRSNFYMSNLLLSAEPIRHEERLFAPAGRGQIGMIDPRDVAVAAAVLLTTPGHEGNEYVVTGPAAISYQEVADDLTAATGRPVTYVDVPPEAARAALVASGMPDWLVQHLHAIFGVIREDGLAVTTGTVRELTGREPRRFADFARDHAAAFGAVAPAPAEGDPAQAVDR; from the coding sequence ATGAGCACCATCCTGGTCACGGGTGCAACCGGGAACGTCGGGTCGCAGGTGGTGCGCGAGCTGCGCAGCCGCGACGCTCCGACCCGCGCCTTCGTGCGCGACCCGGAGAAGGCCGGCGTCGTGCTCGGCGCGGATGTGGATTTGGCGGTTGGCGACTTCGCCGATGCGACATCCATCCGGCGTGCGCTGGACGGGGTCGAGACCGTCTTTCTTACCTCAGGGGATGGTCCGCAGAAGGTTGAGCATGAGACGGCGGTGATTGACGCCGCGGCCGCGGCAGGCGTCTCGCGGATCGTGAAGCTCACGACGGTGGGCGCGCGAGCCGGGTCGCCGCTGCCGCCGTTCGACTGGCACGGCCGGATCGAGGAGCACCTGGCGCGGTCCGGCGTTCCTGCGGTCATCCTTCGGTCGAACTTCTACATGTCGAACCTGCTGCTGTCGGCGGAACCGATCCGGCACGAGGAGCGGCTCTTTGCGCCCGCCGGCAGGGGTCAGATCGGGATGATCGACCCGCGCGACGTCGCGGTCGCCGCCGCGGTGCTGCTGACCACGCCGGGGCACGAGGGGAACGAGTACGTCGTGACCGGACCGGCGGCGATCAGCTACCAGGAGGTCGCCGATGACCTCACGGCGGCGACGGGGCGGCCGGTGACGTATGTGGATGTACCACCGGAAGCGGCGCGGGCGGCTCTGGTCGCGTCCGGAATGCCCGACTGGCTCGTGCAGCACCTGCACGCGATCTTCGGCGTCATCCGGGAGGACGGGCTGGCCGTCACGACGGGCACGGTGCGGGAGCTCACCGGCCGCGAGCCCCGGCGCTTCGCGGACTTCGCGCGCGACCACGCCGCTGCCTTCGGCGCGGTTGCACCCGCCCCGGCTGAGGGAGATCCGGCGCAGGCGGTGGATCGCTGA